A genomic stretch from candidate division KSB1 bacterium includes:
- a CDS encoding T9SS type A sorting domain-containing protein → FEPEWSAEGGTIQPTGHSCLYTAEQVGQFAIICRSKGAAVEGRAFINTANLPSELVKITITPAETVLTVGQSLQLRAVGKDQYDADYPLTDPQWSTTGGGTLTVDGSICTYTATTPGEFTLTCRQGGTSIFGTATIKVQTATGTSASTADYIFSLQQNYPNPFNPYTTIEYQVKEPCRVILEVLDPRGRTVAMLRDDVHQPGVYSARFDAGTLPSGIYFYQIRMGGFKAVRKMIIMK, encoded by the coding sequence TTTGAGCCGGAATGGTCGGCCGAGGGCGGAACCATACAGCCGACAGGCCATTCTTGTCTCTATACTGCCGAACAAGTGGGTCAGTTTGCGATCATCTGCCGCTCCAAAGGCGCGGCGGTAGAAGGTCGGGCTTTCATCAATACCGCCAACCTTCCTTCTGAACTGGTAAAAATCACCATTACTCCGGCAGAAACCGTGCTGACGGTCGGTCAAAGCCTGCAGCTCCGCGCCGTGGGCAAAGATCAATATGACGCCGATTATCCTCTTACTGACCCGCAGTGGTCGACGACGGGCGGCGGGACCCTAACGGTTGACGGGAGTATTTGTACCTATACGGCAACGACGCCTGGCGAATTTACGCTCACCTGCCGGCAGGGCGGAACATCAATTTTCGGCACGGCAACAATAAAGGTGCAGACAGCAACCGGCACATCCGCTTCAACTGCCGACTATATATTTTCGTTGCAGCAGAATTATCCGAATCCTTTTAATCCCTACACGACGATCGAATATCAGGTCAAGGAACCTTGCAGGGTAATACTCGAGGTTCTCGATCCGCGCGGCAGAACCGTCGCCATGCTGAGGGATGATGTTCATCAGCCCGGCGTCTATTCCGCACGCTTTGATGCCGGAACTCTGCCGTCGGGCATTTACTTTTACCAAATCCGCATGGGCGGATTTAAAGCGGTAAGAAAAATGATAATCATGAAATAA